Proteins encoded in a region of the Tubulanus polymorphus chromosome 10, tnTubPoly1.2, whole genome shotgun sequence genome:
- the LOC141911537 gene encoding uncharacterized protein LOC141911537 translates to MLNRNKLDRDELTALVVEIEAIMNDRPLTYVPSEINEPNPITPSQLFQGRRISTVPYPIVDVEDIRDADFNEDITRSRAKHRQHFVKRWQQECLTALRESHARSGTREISVKIGDVVLIHNDGPRIAWKLATVTKLNFGADNIVRSVQLKMATGVTNRPLIKSYPLEIRADRSFNLENRSEDDDSVREERSPRPQRRAAEIARQRIRQTAEHRESESD, encoded by the coding sequence atgttgaacCGAAATAAATTAGATCGTGATGAATTAACCGCTTTGGTCGTCGAAATCGAAGCCATTATGAATGATAGACCTTTAACGTATGTTCCAAGCGAGATAAATGAACCCAATCCAATTACTCCGTCTCAGTTGTTCCAGGGAAGACGCATATCCACGGTACCGTATCCGATTGTAGATGTTGAGGATATACGAGATGCAGATTTCAACGAAGATATTACGCGATCAAGGGCTAAACACCGTCAACACTTCGTTAAAAGGTGGCAACAGGAGTGCTTGACCGCTTTGCGCGAATCTCACGCACGGTCAGGAACTAGAGAAATTTCAGTGAAAATCGGGGACGTAGTTCTGATTCATAACGATGGACCGCGAATCGCGTGGAAACTTGCGACAGTAACTAAACTTAATTTCGGTGCCGATAACATCGTTCGTTCTGTACAACTTAAAATGGCTACAGGGGTCACCAACAGACCTCTCATAAAATCATATCCGTTGGAGATCCGTGCCGACCGATCGTTTAATTTAGAAAACCGTTCGGAGGATGACGATAGTGTACGTGAGGAACGTTCGCCGCGCCCGCAGCGCCGTGCTGCCGAAATAGCACGTCAGAGGATCAGACAAACCGCGGAGCACCGTGAAAGCGAAAGCGATTAG